One genomic segment of Epinephelus fuscoguttatus linkage group LG19, E.fuscoguttatus.final_Chr_v1 includes these proteins:
- the ccnf gene encoding cyclin-F isoform X6: MKAGVHCRCSKCYSVPARKRVRKRTPDLTLLSLPEEVLLCVLQCLSAEDLLSVRAVHSQLRDIVDNHSSVWARVSFRDTWPSPNTLWLFERAAEKGNFEAAVKLGIAYLYNEGPLLSDEGRADVCGRKASHFFSLAESLHSPTTDPFIWVFIRPPWSPTGSCCKAVVFDHLKAECDKNVEKRGPLLHCLARVLQLFEGDERRSDAISMLEESSHAGCLQSSFLLWEHNRRAAMADPGRYLQCIRTLRDYAGKGSWEAQLSLAKVCSSGNPLGLESKACSDLVAQLFSSSNPASRHCSQGILRRGIKDTMRYILVDWLVEVTTMKDFSSLTLHVTVGCVDRYLALRSVPKARLQLLGIACMVVCTRYMSKEILTIREAVWLTDNTYKYEDLVRMMGEVVSVLEGKIRSPTLLDYGEVLLSLLPLERRTTHLFSYICELSLLYSALATPPPSKLACAVLLLTRALHHYAPLWPSQLVDYTGFSKQDLTTLAVLLYVKCFSQDVPKDYRHVSLTGVKQRFEDDAYQHISKEKVMDFKELCQILEIPEVEPQMEPASPTGQPADIHTFLASPSSTNKRRRDEGMQAERASFVATPTAELSNQEERLLGDILDWSLDTSCSGYEGDREEESEGEKDGDSSLMSINLHPLSDAEGGLEHCRALSSDEDSFSEMEREVSKDWQDQKPLFISADLHSSGYSSVQSASPSSTCSSSLLPCTFKTFTTSLGAASANAQPGFRLLVPMQRPRGTSSKQVKRKNSAAHSGGEVEREEEEEEGDMHSASAGFLSL, encoded by the exons ATGAAAGCGGGCG TCCACTGCCGTTGTTCAAAATGCTACTCGGTTCCAGCAAGGAAGCGGGTCCGTAAGCGAACTCCAGACCTGACTCTGCTGTCTCTACCTGAGGAGGTCCTCCTCTGTGTGCTCCAGTGCCTCTCTGCTGAGGacctgctgtctgtcagagca GTTCACTCCCAGCTGCGGGACATTGTTGACAACCACTCTAGTGTATGGGCCAGGGTCAGTTTCAGGGACACGTGGCCATCCCCCAACACCTTATGGCTATTTGAAAG GGCTGCTGAGAAAGGGAATTTTGAAGCCGCTGTGAAACTGGGCATCGCTTATTTGTACAATGAAGGAC CGTTGTTGAGTGATGAGGGGCGAGCGGATGTGTGTGGTCGCAAGGCTTCCCACTTCTTCAGCCTGGCAGAGAGCCTGCACTCTCCCACGACAGATCCGTTCATCTGGGTGTTTATCCGTCCCCCGTGGTCGCCCACCGGCAGCTGCTGCAAGGCCGTGGTGTTTGACCATCTAAAGGCCGAATGTGATAAAAACGTG GAGAAGAGAGGACCCTTGTTGCACTGTTTGGCCAGAGTTTTGCAGCTGTTTgaa GGTGATGAAAGACGCTCTGATGCCATATCCATGTTGGAGGAGTCATCACACGCTGGCTGTCTACAGAGCTCTTTCCTGCTTTGGGAACACAACCGCAGAGCAGCT ATGGCAGATCCAGGCAGGTACCTCCAGTGTATCCGAACCCTCAGGGACTACGCTGGCAAAGGATCCTGGGAGGCTCAG cTCTCCCTGGCTAAAGTGTGCAGCAGCGGGAATCCCCTGGGCCTGGAGTCGAAAGCCTGTTCTGACTTAGTGGCTCAGCTCTTTAGTTCCTCTAACCCGGCATCACGACACTGCTCTCAGGGCATCCTCAGACGAGGCATCAAGGACACCATGAG GTACATCCTGGTGGACTGGCTTGTGGAGGTGACCACCATGAAGGATTTCTCCAGCCTGACGCTGCATGTGACAGTGGGTTGTGTGGACCGCTACCTGGCTCTGCGCTCTGTCCCCAAGGCTCGCCTTCAGTTATTGGGAATTGCCTGCATGGTAGTTTGTACCCG CTATATGAGTAAAGAAATCCTGACCATACGTGAAGCTGTCTGGCTCACAGACAACACCTACAAATACGAGGACCTGGTTCGAATGATGGGGGAGGTTGTCTCTGTGCTGGAGGGAAAGATCAGG AGCCCCACGCTGCTGGACTACGGGGAGGTGCTGCTGTCTCTGCTCCCTCTGGAGAGGCGGACCACTCACCTATTCAGCTACATCTGCGAGCTGTcactgctctactctgctctcgCCACACCGCCACCTTCCAAACTGGCCTGCGCTGTGCTACTGCTTACAAGAGCACTACATCACTATG CTCCACTCTGGCCCAGCCAGTTAGTTGACTACACAGGTTTCTCCAAGCAAGACCTCACCACCCTAGCTGTGCTGCTCTATGTCAAGTg TTTCAGTCAAGACGTTCCCAAAGATTACAGGCACGTGTCTCTAACTGGCGTTAAGCAACGGTTTGAAGATGACGCCTACCAGCACATCAGCAAAGAAAAg GTGATGGATTTTAAAGAGCTGTGTCAGATCCTGGAGATTCCAGAGGTGGAGCCTCAGATGGAGCCCGCCAGCCCCACTGGTCAACCAGCAGACATCCACACCTTCCTCGCCTCTCCATCCAGCACAAACAAGAG GAGACGCGATGAGGGGATGCAGGCTGAAAGAGCCAGCTTTGTGGCCACGCCTACGGCCGAGCTGTCCAATCAGGAGGAGAGGCTGCTGGGTGACATCCTGGACTGGAGCCTGGACACTTCCTGTTCGGGTTATGAGGGGGACCGGGAGGAGGAGAGCGAGGGAGAGAAAGACGGTGATT CTTCCTTGATGTCCATCAACCTGCACCCACTGTCAGATGCAGAGGGAGGACTAGAGCACTGCAGAGCCTTGTCCAGCGATGAAGACAGCTTCTCTGAAATGGAAAGAGAAGTGAGCAAGGATTGGCAAGACCAGAAACCCCTCTTCATCTCTGCCGACCTTCACAGTTCAGGATACTCCTCTGTCCAGAGTGCCAGCCCCTCATCTACatgctcctcctccctcctgccTTGC
- the ccnf gene encoding cyclin-F isoform X3 yields MKAGVHCRCSKCYSVPARKRVRKRTPDLTLLSLPEEVLLCVLQCLSAEDLLSVRAVHSQLRDIVDNHSSVWARVSFRDTWPSPNTLWLFERAAEKGNFEAAVKLGIAYLYNEGPLLSDEGRADVCGRKASHFFSLAESLHSPTTDPFIWVFIRPPWSPTGSCCKAVVFDHLKAECDKNVEKRGPLLHCLARVLQLFEVSGDERRSDAISMLEESSHAGCLQSSFLLWEHNRRAAMADPGRYLQCIRTLRDYAGKGSWEAQLSLAKVCSSGNPLGLESKACSDLVAQLFSSSNPASRHCSQGILRRGIKDTMRYILVDWLVEVTTMKDFSSLTLHVTVGCVDRYLALRSVPKARLQLLGIACMVVCTRYMSKEILTIREAVWLTDNTYKYEDLVRMMGEVVSVLEGKIRSPTLLDYGEVLLSLLPLERRTTHLFSYICELSLLYSALATPPPSKLACAVLLLTRALHHYAPLWPSQLVDYTGFSKQDLTTLAVLLYVKCFSQDVPKDYRHVSLTGVKQRFEDDAYQHISKEKVMDFKELCQILEIPEVEPQMEPASPTGQPADIHTFLASPSSTNKRRRDEGMQAERASFVATPTAELSNQEERLLGDILDWSLDTSCSGYEGDREEESEGEKDGDSSLMSINLHPLSDAEGGLEHCRALSSDEDSFSEMEREVSKDWQDQKPLFISADLHSSGYSSVQSASPSSTCSSSLLPCTFKTFTTSLGAASANAQPGFRLLVPMQRPRGTSSKQVKRKNSAAHSGGEVEREEEEEEGDMHSASAGFLSL; encoded by the exons ATGAAAGCGGGCG TCCACTGCCGTTGTTCAAAATGCTACTCGGTTCCAGCAAGGAAGCGGGTCCGTAAGCGAACTCCAGACCTGACTCTGCTGTCTCTACCTGAGGAGGTCCTCCTCTGTGTGCTCCAGTGCCTCTCTGCTGAGGacctgctgtctgtcagagca GTTCACTCCCAGCTGCGGGACATTGTTGACAACCACTCTAGTGTATGGGCCAGGGTCAGTTTCAGGGACACGTGGCCATCCCCCAACACCTTATGGCTATTTGAAAG GGCTGCTGAGAAAGGGAATTTTGAAGCCGCTGTGAAACTGGGCATCGCTTATTTGTACAATGAAGGAC CGTTGTTGAGTGATGAGGGGCGAGCGGATGTGTGTGGTCGCAAGGCTTCCCACTTCTTCAGCCTGGCAGAGAGCCTGCACTCTCCCACGACAGATCCGTTCATCTGGGTGTTTATCCGTCCCCCGTGGTCGCCCACCGGCAGCTGCTGCAAGGCCGTGGTGTTTGACCATCTAAAGGCCGAATGTGATAAAAACGTG GAGAAGAGAGGACCCTTGTTGCACTGTTTGGCCAGAGTTTTGCAGCTGTTTgaagtgagt GGTGATGAAAGACGCTCTGATGCCATATCCATGTTGGAGGAGTCATCACACGCTGGCTGTCTACAGAGCTCTTTCCTGCTTTGGGAACACAACCGCAGAGCAGCT ATGGCAGATCCAGGCAGGTACCTCCAGTGTATCCGAACCCTCAGGGACTACGCTGGCAAAGGATCCTGGGAGGCTCAG cTCTCCCTGGCTAAAGTGTGCAGCAGCGGGAATCCCCTGGGCCTGGAGTCGAAAGCCTGTTCTGACTTAGTGGCTCAGCTCTTTAGTTCCTCTAACCCGGCATCACGACACTGCTCTCAGGGCATCCTCAGACGAGGCATCAAGGACACCATGAG GTACATCCTGGTGGACTGGCTTGTGGAGGTGACCACCATGAAGGATTTCTCCAGCCTGACGCTGCATGTGACAGTGGGTTGTGTGGACCGCTACCTGGCTCTGCGCTCTGTCCCCAAGGCTCGCCTTCAGTTATTGGGAATTGCCTGCATGGTAGTTTGTACCCG CTATATGAGTAAAGAAATCCTGACCATACGTGAAGCTGTCTGGCTCACAGACAACACCTACAAATACGAGGACCTGGTTCGAATGATGGGGGAGGTTGTCTCTGTGCTGGAGGGAAAGATCAGG AGCCCCACGCTGCTGGACTACGGGGAGGTGCTGCTGTCTCTGCTCCCTCTGGAGAGGCGGACCACTCACCTATTCAGCTACATCTGCGAGCTGTcactgctctactctgctctcgCCACACCGCCACCTTCCAAACTGGCCTGCGCTGTGCTACTGCTTACAAGAGCACTACATCACTATG CTCCACTCTGGCCCAGCCAGTTAGTTGACTACACAGGTTTCTCCAAGCAAGACCTCACCACCCTAGCTGTGCTGCTCTATGTCAAGTg TTTCAGTCAAGACGTTCCCAAAGATTACAGGCACGTGTCTCTAACTGGCGTTAAGCAACGGTTTGAAGATGACGCCTACCAGCACATCAGCAAAGAAAAg GTGATGGATTTTAAAGAGCTGTGTCAGATCCTGGAGATTCCAGAGGTGGAGCCTCAGATGGAGCCCGCCAGCCCCACTGGTCAACCAGCAGACATCCACACCTTCCTCGCCTCTCCATCCAGCACAAACAAGAG GAGACGCGATGAGGGGATGCAGGCTGAAAGAGCCAGCTTTGTGGCCACGCCTACGGCCGAGCTGTCCAATCAGGAGGAGAGGCTGCTGGGTGACATCCTGGACTGGAGCCTGGACACTTCCTGTTCGGGTTATGAGGGGGACCGGGAGGAGGAGAGCGAGGGAGAGAAAGACGGTGATT CTTCCTTGATGTCCATCAACCTGCACCCACTGTCAGATGCAGAGGGAGGACTAGAGCACTGCAGAGCCTTGTCCAGCGATGAAGACAGCTTCTCTGAAATGGAAAGAGAAGTGAGCAAGGATTGGCAAGACCAGAAACCCCTCTTCATCTCTGCCGACCTTCACAGTTCAGGATACTCCTCTGTCCAGAGTGCCAGCCCCTCATCTACatgctcctcctccctcctgccTTGC
- the ccnf gene encoding cyclin-F isoform X1, with the protein MKAGVVHCRCSKCYSVPARKRVRKRTPDLTLLSLPEEVLLCVLQCLSAEDLLSVRAVHSQLRDIVDNHSSVWARVSFRDTWPSPNTLWLFERAAEKGNFEAAVKLGIAYLYNEGPLLSDEGRADVCGRKASHFFSLAESLHSPTTDPFIWVFIRPPWSPTGSCCKAVVFDHLKAECDKNVEKRGPLLHCLARVLQLFEVSGDERRSDAISMLEESSHAGCLQSSFLLWEHNRRAAMADPGRYLQCIRTLRDYAGKGSWEAQLSLAKVCSSGNPLGLESKACSDLVAQLFSSSNPASRHCSQGILRRGIKDTMRYILVDWLVEVTTMKDFSSLTLHVTVGCVDRYLALRSVPKARLQLLGIACMVVCTRYMSKEILTIREAVWLTDNTYKYEDLVRMMGEVVSVLEGKIRSPTLLDYGEVLLSLLPLERRTTHLFSYICELSLLYSALATPPPSKLACAVLLLTRALHHYAPLWPSQLVDYTGFSKQDLTTLAVLLYVKCFSQDVPKDYRHVSLTGVKQRFEDDAYQHISKEKVMDFKELCQILEIPEVEPQMEPASPTGQPADIHTFLASPSSTNKRRRDEGMQAERASFVATPTAELSNQEERLLGDILDWSLDTSCSGYEGDREEESEGEKDGDSSLMSINLHPLSDAEGGLEHCRALSSDEDSFSEMEREVSKDWQDQKPLFISADLHSSGYSSVQSASPSSTCSSSLLPCTFKTFTTSLGAASANAQPGFRLLVPMQRPRGTSSKQVKRKNSAAHSGGEVEREEEEEEGDMHSASAGFLSL; encoded by the exons ATGAAAGCGGGCG TAGTCCACTGCCGTTGTTCAAAATGCTACTCGGTTCCAGCAAGGAAGCGGGTCCGTAAGCGAACTCCAGACCTGACTCTGCTGTCTCTACCTGAGGAGGTCCTCCTCTGTGTGCTCCAGTGCCTCTCTGCTGAGGacctgctgtctgtcagagca GTTCACTCCCAGCTGCGGGACATTGTTGACAACCACTCTAGTGTATGGGCCAGGGTCAGTTTCAGGGACACGTGGCCATCCCCCAACACCTTATGGCTATTTGAAAG GGCTGCTGAGAAAGGGAATTTTGAAGCCGCTGTGAAACTGGGCATCGCTTATTTGTACAATGAAGGAC CGTTGTTGAGTGATGAGGGGCGAGCGGATGTGTGTGGTCGCAAGGCTTCCCACTTCTTCAGCCTGGCAGAGAGCCTGCACTCTCCCACGACAGATCCGTTCATCTGGGTGTTTATCCGTCCCCCGTGGTCGCCCACCGGCAGCTGCTGCAAGGCCGTGGTGTTTGACCATCTAAAGGCCGAATGTGATAAAAACGTG GAGAAGAGAGGACCCTTGTTGCACTGTTTGGCCAGAGTTTTGCAGCTGTTTgaagtgagt GGTGATGAAAGACGCTCTGATGCCATATCCATGTTGGAGGAGTCATCACACGCTGGCTGTCTACAGAGCTCTTTCCTGCTTTGGGAACACAACCGCAGAGCAGCT ATGGCAGATCCAGGCAGGTACCTCCAGTGTATCCGAACCCTCAGGGACTACGCTGGCAAAGGATCCTGGGAGGCTCAG cTCTCCCTGGCTAAAGTGTGCAGCAGCGGGAATCCCCTGGGCCTGGAGTCGAAAGCCTGTTCTGACTTAGTGGCTCAGCTCTTTAGTTCCTCTAACCCGGCATCACGACACTGCTCTCAGGGCATCCTCAGACGAGGCATCAAGGACACCATGAG GTACATCCTGGTGGACTGGCTTGTGGAGGTGACCACCATGAAGGATTTCTCCAGCCTGACGCTGCATGTGACAGTGGGTTGTGTGGACCGCTACCTGGCTCTGCGCTCTGTCCCCAAGGCTCGCCTTCAGTTATTGGGAATTGCCTGCATGGTAGTTTGTACCCG CTATATGAGTAAAGAAATCCTGACCATACGTGAAGCTGTCTGGCTCACAGACAACACCTACAAATACGAGGACCTGGTTCGAATGATGGGGGAGGTTGTCTCTGTGCTGGAGGGAAAGATCAGG AGCCCCACGCTGCTGGACTACGGGGAGGTGCTGCTGTCTCTGCTCCCTCTGGAGAGGCGGACCACTCACCTATTCAGCTACATCTGCGAGCTGTcactgctctactctgctctcgCCACACCGCCACCTTCCAAACTGGCCTGCGCTGTGCTACTGCTTACAAGAGCACTACATCACTATG CTCCACTCTGGCCCAGCCAGTTAGTTGACTACACAGGTTTCTCCAAGCAAGACCTCACCACCCTAGCTGTGCTGCTCTATGTCAAGTg TTTCAGTCAAGACGTTCCCAAAGATTACAGGCACGTGTCTCTAACTGGCGTTAAGCAACGGTTTGAAGATGACGCCTACCAGCACATCAGCAAAGAAAAg GTGATGGATTTTAAAGAGCTGTGTCAGATCCTGGAGATTCCAGAGGTGGAGCCTCAGATGGAGCCCGCCAGCCCCACTGGTCAACCAGCAGACATCCACACCTTCCTCGCCTCTCCATCCAGCACAAACAAGAG GAGACGCGATGAGGGGATGCAGGCTGAAAGAGCCAGCTTTGTGGCCACGCCTACGGCCGAGCTGTCCAATCAGGAGGAGAGGCTGCTGGGTGACATCCTGGACTGGAGCCTGGACACTTCCTGTTCGGGTTATGAGGGGGACCGGGAGGAGGAGAGCGAGGGAGAGAAAGACGGTGATT CTTCCTTGATGTCCATCAACCTGCACCCACTGTCAGATGCAGAGGGAGGACTAGAGCACTGCAGAGCCTTGTCCAGCGATGAAGACAGCTTCTCTGAAATGGAAAGAGAAGTGAGCAAGGATTGGCAAGACCAGAAACCCCTCTTCATCTCTGCCGACCTTCACAGTTCAGGATACTCCTCTGTCCAGAGTGCCAGCCCCTCATCTACatgctcctcctccctcctgccTTGC
- the LOC125879020 gene encoding transmembrane protein 100 isoform X1 produces MCCQRASRQCTEKRQEREGEKGKVPELTASVIREASAAAWFQDPPAHTIRMGCTTGHLACQTQPQTSTGQEGQSLEAGGAKVPEVLSSLERLSQATGGMEKSWYRCIFPFGIISLVIGVAGTGVTYTYNDLPQTQVVSVVLLVMGLLLLLMATACWTVHKKKRRKKKEGGSFTSEQCPL; encoded by the exons ATGTGCTGCCAGAGAGCCAGCAGGCAGTGCACAGAGAAACGgcaagagagggagggagagaaggggaaaGT GCCAGAGCTGACTGCGAGCGTCATCCGTGAGGCCAGCGCTGCAGCCTGGTTTCAGGATCCACCAGCCCACACCATCAGGATGGGCTGCACAACGGGCCACCTGGCTTGCCAAACCCAGCCCCAGACCAGCACGGGACAAGAGGGCCAGTCCCTGGAGGCTGGCGGTGCCAAAGTCCCTGAGGTGCTCTCCTCTCTTGAGCGTCTGTCCCAGGCCACTGGAGGCATGGAGAAGTCCTGGTACCGCTGCATCTTTCCCTTTGGAATCATCTCTTTGGTGATCGGTGTGGCAGGAACTGGGGTTACCTACACCTATAACGACTTGCCTCAGACTCAAGTGGTGTCAGTTGTGCTACTTGTCATGGGTCTTTTGCTGTTGCTGATGGCCACCGCCTGTTGGACTGTCcacaagaagaagagaaggaaaaagaaagagggaggctcGTTCACCTCTGAGCAGTGTCCCCTGTGA
- the LOC125879020 gene encoding transmembrane protein 100 isoform X2: MGCTTGHLACQTQPQTSTGQEGQSLEAGGAKVPEVLSSLERLSQATGGMEKSWYRCIFPFGIISLVIGVAGTGVTYTYNDLPQTQVVSVVLLVMGLLLLLMATACWTVHKKKRRKKKEGGSFTSEQCPL, encoded by the coding sequence ATGGGCTGCACAACGGGCCACCTGGCTTGCCAAACCCAGCCCCAGACCAGCACGGGACAAGAGGGCCAGTCCCTGGAGGCTGGCGGTGCCAAAGTCCCTGAGGTGCTCTCCTCTCTTGAGCGTCTGTCCCAGGCCACTGGAGGCATGGAGAAGTCCTGGTACCGCTGCATCTTTCCCTTTGGAATCATCTCTTTGGTGATCGGTGTGGCAGGAACTGGGGTTACCTACACCTATAACGACTTGCCTCAGACTCAAGTGGTGTCAGTTGTGCTACTTGTCATGGGTCTTTTGCTGTTGCTGATGGCCACCGCCTGTTGGACTGTCcacaagaagaagagaaggaaaaagaaagagggaggctcGTTCACCTCTGAGCAGTGTCCCCTGTGA
- the ccnf gene encoding cyclin-F isoform X5 translates to MKAGVVHCRCSKCYSVPARKRVRKRTPDLTLLSLPEEVLLCVLQCLSAEDLLSVRAVHSQLRDIVDNHSSVWARVSFRDTWPSPNTLWLFERAAEKGNFEAAVKLGIAYLYNEGPLLSDEGRADVCGRKASHFFSLAESLHSPTTDPFIWVFIRPPWSPTGSCCKAVVFDHLKAECDKNVEKRGPLLHCLARVLQLFEGDERRSDAISMLEESSHAGCLQSSFLLWEHNRRAAMADPGRYLQCIRTLRDYAGKGSWEAQLSLAKVCSSGNPLGLESKACSDLVAQLFSSSNPASRHCSQGILRRGIKDTMRYILVDWLVEVTTMKDFSSLTLHVTVGCVDRYLALRSVPKARLQLLGIACMVVCTRYMSKEILTIREAVWLTDNTYKYEDLVRMMGEVVSVLEGKIRSPTLLDYGEVLLSLLPLERRTTHLFSYICELSLLYSALATPPPSKLACAVLLLTRALHHYAPLWPSQLVDYTGFSKQDLTTLAVLLYVKCFSQDVPKDYRHVSLTGVKQRFEDDAYQHISKEKVMDFKELCQILEIPEVEPQMEPASPTGQPADIHTFLASPSSTNKRRRDEGMQAERASFVATPTAELSNQEERLLGDILDWSLDTSCSGYEGDREEESEGEKDGDSSLMSINLHPLSDAEGGLEHCRALSSDEDSFSEMEREVSKDWQDQKPLFISADLHSSGYSSVQSASPSSTCSSSLLPCTFKTFTTSLGAASANAQPGFRLLVPMQRPRGTSSKQVKRKNSAAHSGGEVEREEEEEEGDMHSASAGFLSL, encoded by the exons ATGAAAGCGGGCG TAGTCCACTGCCGTTGTTCAAAATGCTACTCGGTTCCAGCAAGGAAGCGGGTCCGTAAGCGAACTCCAGACCTGACTCTGCTGTCTCTACCTGAGGAGGTCCTCCTCTGTGTGCTCCAGTGCCTCTCTGCTGAGGacctgctgtctgtcagagca GTTCACTCCCAGCTGCGGGACATTGTTGACAACCACTCTAGTGTATGGGCCAGGGTCAGTTTCAGGGACACGTGGCCATCCCCCAACACCTTATGGCTATTTGAAAG GGCTGCTGAGAAAGGGAATTTTGAAGCCGCTGTGAAACTGGGCATCGCTTATTTGTACAATGAAGGAC CGTTGTTGAGTGATGAGGGGCGAGCGGATGTGTGTGGTCGCAAGGCTTCCCACTTCTTCAGCCTGGCAGAGAGCCTGCACTCTCCCACGACAGATCCGTTCATCTGGGTGTTTATCCGTCCCCCGTGGTCGCCCACCGGCAGCTGCTGCAAGGCCGTGGTGTTTGACCATCTAAAGGCCGAATGTGATAAAAACGTG GAGAAGAGAGGACCCTTGTTGCACTGTTTGGCCAGAGTTTTGCAGCTGTTTgaa GGTGATGAAAGACGCTCTGATGCCATATCCATGTTGGAGGAGTCATCACACGCTGGCTGTCTACAGAGCTCTTTCCTGCTTTGGGAACACAACCGCAGAGCAGCT ATGGCAGATCCAGGCAGGTACCTCCAGTGTATCCGAACCCTCAGGGACTACGCTGGCAAAGGATCCTGGGAGGCTCAG cTCTCCCTGGCTAAAGTGTGCAGCAGCGGGAATCCCCTGGGCCTGGAGTCGAAAGCCTGTTCTGACTTAGTGGCTCAGCTCTTTAGTTCCTCTAACCCGGCATCACGACACTGCTCTCAGGGCATCCTCAGACGAGGCATCAAGGACACCATGAG GTACATCCTGGTGGACTGGCTTGTGGAGGTGACCACCATGAAGGATTTCTCCAGCCTGACGCTGCATGTGACAGTGGGTTGTGTGGACCGCTACCTGGCTCTGCGCTCTGTCCCCAAGGCTCGCCTTCAGTTATTGGGAATTGCCTGCATGGTAGTTTGTACCCG CTATATGAGTAAAGAAATCCTGACCATACGTGAAGCTGTCTGGCTCACAGACAACACCTACAAATACGAGGACCTGGTTCGAATGATGGGGGAGGTTGTCTCTGTGCTGGAGGGAAAGATCAGG AGCCCCACGCTGCTGGACTACGGGGAGGTGCTGCTGTCTCTGCTCCCTCTGGAGAGGCGGACCACTCACCTATTCAGCTACATCTGCGAGCTGTcactgctctactctgctctcgCCACACCGCCACCTTCCAAACTGGCCTGCGCTGTGCTACTGCTTACAAGAGCACTACATCACTATG CTCCACTCTGGCCCAGCCAGTTAGTTGACTACACAGGTTTCTCCAAGCAAGACCTCACCACCCTAGCTGTGCTGCTCTATGTCAAGTg TTTCAGTCAAGACGTTCCCAAAGATTACAGGCACGTGTCTCTAACTGGCGTTAAGCAACGGTTTGAAGATGACGCCTACCAGCACATCAGCAAAGAAAAg GTGATGGATTTTAAAGAGCTGTGTCAGATCCTGGAGATTCCAGAGGTGGAGCCTCAGATGGAGCCCGCCAGCCCCACTGGTCAACCAGCAGACATCCACACCTTCCTCGCCTCTCCATCCAGCACAAACAAGAG GAGACGCGATGAGGGGATGCAGGCTGAAAGAGCCAGCTTTGTGGCCACGCCTACGGCCGAGCTGTCCAATCAGGAGGAGAGGCTGCTGGGTGACATCCTGGACTGGAGCCTGGACACTTCCTGTTCGGGTTATGAGGGGGACCGGGAGGAGGAGAGCGAGGGAGAGAAAGACGGTGATT CTTCCTTGATGTCCATCAACCTGCACCCACTGTCAGATGCAGAGGGAGGACTAGAGCACTGCAGAGCCTTGTCCAGCGATGAAGACAGCTTCTCTGAAATGGAAAGAGAAGTGAGCAAGGATTGGCAAGACCAGAAACCCCTCTTCATCTCTGCCGACCTTCACAGTTCAGGATACTCCTCTGTCCAGAGTGCCAGCCCCTCATCTACatgctcctcctccctcctgccTTGC